A window of the Virgibacillus pantothenticus genome harbors these coding sequences:
- a CDS encoding Asp23/Gls24 family envelope stress response protein, producing the protein MSIELHTNDGQVTITNEVIATIAGGAAVECYGIVGMASKSQIRDGIAEILRKENFSKGVIVRQEQHHLHIDMYIIVSYGTKISEIAHNVQSKVKYTLSQSLGLDIDSVNIFIQGVRVTQE; encoded by the coding sequence ATGTCCATTGAACTGCATACAAACGATGGCCAGGTAACAATAACAAATGAAGTAATTGCAACGATTGCCGGAGGTGCTGCAGTAGAATGCTACGGTATTGTTGGGATGGCTTCAAAAAGTCAAATAAGAGACGGTATTGCAGAAATTTTACGTAAAGAAAATTTCTCAAAAGGTGTGATCGTTCGTCAAGAACAGCATCATCTGCATATCGACATGTACATTATTGTAAGCTATGGAACAAAAATATCAGAGATTGCTCATAATGTTCAATCTAAAGTTAAATATACGCTTAGCCAATCACTAGGGTTGGACATAGACTCTGTCAATATTTTCATTCAGGGTGTTCGTGTGACTCAAGAATAA
- the rpmB gene encoding 50S ribosomal protein L28: protein MARKCVITGRQTRTGNHRSHALNSNKRKWKANVQKVRIMVDGKPKRVYVSARALKSGKVERV, encoded by the coding sequence ATGGCCAGAAAATGTGTTATTACTGGACGCCAGACTCGCACTGGAAACCACCGCTCTCACGCTTTAAATTCAAACAAGCGTAAATGGAAAGCTAATGTACAAAAAGTACGCATTATGGTAGATGGTAAGCCTAAAAGAGTTTATGTTTCTGCACGCGCCCTAAAATCAGGGAAAGTGGAGCGCGTATAA
- the spoVM gene encoding stage V sporulation protein SpoVM produces the protein MKFYTIKLPKFIGGFVKIIIGTFKKEK, from the coding sequence ATGAAATTTTATACGATTAAGCTCCCAAAGTTTATAGGCGGATTTGTAAAGATAATTATTGGTACATTCAAGAAAGAGAAATAA
- the sdaAB gene encoding L-serine ammonia-lyase, iron-sulfur-dependent subunit beta, whose amino-acid sequence MKYNSVFDIIGPVMIGPSSSHTAGAARIGKAAHSLFGEVPTWAKIHLYESFAKTYKGHGTDFALIGGLLGFDTDDERMKDALKIAADRNMQIEFIEDSAAVSHPNTARLMIGNDEESLELVGISIGGGKVEITELNGFELRLSGNHPAILIMHNDRFGAIASVTSVLAKHEINIGHMEVNRKDVGKEALMVIEVDQNVEDDILRELNKADHIIQIAKIVS is encoded by the coding sequence TTGAAATATAATTCCGTTTTTGACATTATTGGTCCAGTAATGATTGGTCCATCAAGTTCACATACAGCTGGGGCAGCAAGAATTGGCAAAGCAGCACACAGTTTATTTGGTGAAGTGCCGACTTGGGCGAAAATTCATCTCTATGAATCGTTTGCTAAGACATATAAAGGACATGGGACGGATTTTGCATTAATAGGCGGTTTGCTCGGATTTGATACAGATGATGAACGGATGAAAGACGCTTTGAAAATAGCTGCAGATCGCAACATGCAAATTGAATTCATTGAAGATAGTGCAGCTGTCAGTCATCCAAACACGGCACGGCTAATGATAGGAAACGATGAAGAATCATTAGAATTGGTCGGCATATCCATTGGTGGCGGGAAAGTGGAAATAACTGAACTAAATGGCTTTGAACTGCGTTTGTCCGGGAACCATCCTGCAATATTAATAATGCACAATGACCGGTTTGGCGCGATTGCCTCGGTGACGTCTGTATTGGCGAAGCACGAAATCAATATTGGTCATATGGAAGTGAATCGAAAAGATGTAGGAAAAGAAGCACTCATGGTAATAGAAGTCGACCAAAACGTGGAAGATGATATATTACGAGAGTTGAACAAAGCAGATCATATTATACAGATTGCTAAGATCGTCAGCTAA
- a CDS encoding DAK2 domain-containing protein yields the protein MILSGAHHLSNNAKKIDALNVFPVPDGDTGTNMNLTITSGANEVKNIHSNHISEVAQAFSKGLLMGARGNSGVILSQIFRGFAKGLGKKEAVTAKGLAKAFESAVTTAYNAVMKPVEGTILTVAKDSGNKAVAIAEEETDIITLMEKIVTEAKASLKRTPDLLPVLKEVGVVDSGGQGLVTIYEGFLAALKGEELPEDTSDINMDEMINAEHHKITQDFMDTADIEFGYCTEFMVKFEEDKLAEHPFDEEAFRQELSHHGDSLLVVSDDELVKVHIHSEYPGDCLTLGQRYGSLINMKIENMREQHTAIVGKKDKRHKPKEKAEYAIVTVAMGKGLKQLLESLGASVVIEGGQTMNPSTQDITDAIKQANAKKVLLLPNNKNIFMAADQAAELAEEDVRVVPTKTIPQGISAMLSFHPDNDLDTNQKAMDEARKQVKTGQITYAVRDTQIDGISIEKDHFMGIEDGKIVTTDADKTVTVKKLLEKMITEDDEILTILQGEDVTDEEMQELVAYIEETYEDIEVEVHNGNQPIYAYIFSVE from the coding sequence ATGATTTTGTCTGGTGCTCATCATTTGTCCAATAATGCCAAAAAAATTGATGCTTTAAATGTTTTTCCTGTACCTGACGGTGATACAGGAACAAATATGAACCTGACCATTACTTCAGGGGCAAATGAAGTTAAAAATATTCATAGCAACCACATATCTGAGGTTGCGCAAGCATTCTCCAAAGGTCTTTTGATGGGAGCAAGAGGAAATTCAGGAGTCATTTTGTCACAGATTTTTCGCGGGTTTGCTAAAGGATTAGGAAAAAAAGAAGCGGTTACAGCGAAAGGCTTGGCAAAAGCGTTTGAAAGTGCCGTAACAACGGCGTATAATGCAGTGATGAAGCCAGTTGAAGGAACGATTTTAACAGTTGCGAAGGATTCCGGAAATAAGGCAGTTGCTATTGCTGAAGAAGAAACAGATATTATTACATTAATGGAAAAAATTGTAACAGAAGCAAAAGCGTCTTTAAAGCGCACCCCAGATTTACTCCCAGTACTTAAAGAAGTAGGCGTAGTGGATTCTGGTGGACAAGGCTTAGTTACGATTTATGAAGGTTTTTTGGCTGCTTTAAAAGGAGAAGAACTTCCTGAAGATACTTCAGACATTAATATGGATGAAATGATTAATGCGGAACACCATAAAATTACACAAGATTTTATGGATACTGCGGATATTGAATTTGGGTATTGCACAGAATTCATGGTGAAATTTGAAGAAGATAAGTTAGCGGAACATCCCTTTGATGAGGAAGCATTTCGACAGGAATTAAGCCATCACGGTGATTCTTTATTAGTAGTTAGTGACGACGAACTTGTAAAGGTTCATATCCATTCAGAATATCCAGGAGATTGCCTTACGCTAGGGCAGCGCTATGGTAGCTTGATTAATATGAAAATAGAAAATATGCGTGAGCAGCATACAGCGATAGTTGGGAAGAAAGACAAACGGCATAAACCAAAAGAAAAAGCAGAATACGCCATTGTAACTGTGGCGATGGGGAAAGGTTTGAAACAGCTGTTGGAAAGCTTAGGTGCCTCTGTAGTTATAGAAGGCGGGCAAACAATGAACCCGAGTACTCAGGATATTACGGATGCCATTAAACAAGCTAATGCTAAAAAGGTGCTCTTATTGCCAAATAACAAAAACATTTTTATGGCAGCTGATCAAGCCGCTGAGCTAGCAGAAGAAGATGTTCGTGTCGTACCAACGAAAACGATACCACAAGGCATTAGCGCTATGCTGTCTTTCCATCCAGATAATGATCTTGACACAAACCAAAAGGCTATGGATGAGGCTAGAAAGCAAGTAAAGACTGGTCAGATTACATATGCTGTTCGAGATACTCAAATTGATGGTATTTCCATTGAAAAGGATCATTTTATGGGGATTGAAGACGGGAAAATTGTAACTACAGACGCAGATAAAACGGTCACAGTTAAAAAGTTATTGGAAAAAATGATAACGGAAGATGACGAGATCTTAACTATTTTACAAGGCGAAGATGTCACGGACGAAGAAATGCAAGAACTTGTAGCGTATATTGAAGAAACGTATGAAGATATAGAAGTGGAAGTTCATAACGGGAATCAACCGATTTATGCTTATATTTTTTCTGTCGAATAG
- a CDS encoding NCS2 family permease has protein sequence MPDKKNNLKRASSSSLRNEWIAGIIGYLTTMYIVVVNGSILSEAGITLESGMIATILASFIGTLLMGIFGKLPLIVIPGMGINALFAYSIIEGTGLTFQEGLAVVLIAAIIFLITAFTKLGVLLKKAIPDSLKHAITVGLGLFLILIGLEKSGLVSKGSNTIIAIGDFTSPTVIVSLITLFLAIFLFVKNIPANFLITMVLGTIIAAIGGIIQPGNQSLHVEWSEILFFPAFNAMGEITFWLAVFPLAMILIFENMGLLHGQLSMLNRENQYQRAYQVTAFSTLTCAFLGTSPTVSAAENAAVIASKGRTGKTAVIASFLFLATIVLIPWITMIPNTAISPILIIVGFLMVQNVKQLPLDHLSESLPAFLIVVMIPFTYSIADGMAFGFIAYPIVKMAIGEKNELSPALLVISSLFLLDFVIKMMGI, from the coding sequence ATGCCTGATAAGAAAAACAACTTGAAACGTGCCAGCAGTTCCTCACTACGTAATGAATGGATCGCAGGTATAATTGGTTACCTCACAACAATGTATATTGTTGTTGTTAATGGTTCCATTCTTAGTGAAGCTGGGATCACTTTAGAAAGTGGTATGATAGCTACCATTCTTGCTAGCTTTATCGGCACATTGCTAATGGGAATATTCGGTAAGCTCCCATTAATCGTCATACCAGGAATGGGTATTAATGCATTATTTGCATACTCCATTATCGAAGGAACTGGGCTCACCTTTCAGGAAGGTCTAGCTGTTGTTTTGATTGCGGCGATTATTTTCTTAATCACTGCTTTTACGAAGTTAGGTGTTTTATTAAAAAAAGCAATCCCTGATTCGTTGAAGCATGCTATTACAGTCGGATTGGGCTTGTTTCTGATCTTAATTGGTTTAGAAAAAAGTGGACTTGTTAGCAAAGGAAGCAATACGATTATTGCAATTGGCGACTTTACTTCACCGACGGTTATTGTTAGTCTGATTACACTATTTTTAGCAATATTCCTGTTTGTGAAAAATATCCCAGCTAACTTTTTAATCACCATGGTGTTAGGAACAATTATTGCTGCCATTGGCGGAATTATTCAACCAGGAAATCAATCATTGCACGTAGAGTGGAGCGAGATACTCTTTTTCCCTGCTTTTAATGCAATGGGTGAAATTACTTTCTGGTTAGCTGTATTTCCGTTAGCGATGATTCTAATCTTCGAAAATATGGGATTATTGCACGGGCAGCTTTCTATGCTTAATCGTGAAAACCAATACCAAAGAGCATATCAAGTCACGGCTTTTTCAACATTAACCTGTGCATTCCTTGGTACATCTCCAACTGTATCTGCTGCTGAAAATGCTGCGGTTATTGCTTCTAAAGGAAGAACAGGGAAAACAGCAGTGATCGCTAGCTTTCTTTTCTTAGCAACCATTGTACTCATTCCTTGGATTACAATGATACCTAATACAGCGATTAGTCCGATTTTAATCATTGTTGGCTTTTTAATGGTACAAAATGTGAAGCAACTGCCACTGGATCATTTATCTGAGTCACTGCCAGCTTTTCTAATCGTTGTTATGATTCCATTCACCTATAGCATAGCAGATGGAATGGCTTTTGGTTTTATTGCATATCCGATTGTTAAAATGGCAATTGGCGAAAAGAACGAGCTGTCACCAGCACTGCTAGTAATTTCAAGTTTATTCTTGCTTGATTTTGTTATAAAAATGATGGGAATTTAA